From a single Chlorogloeopsis sp. ULAP01 genomic region:
- a CDS encoding ABC transporter permease, whose product MRGVVRRAGKLRRWLPINEVWWAKLDLLRALVRRDLEARYKGSVLGNLWPLVNQLSLLLIYTYVFSIVLKVKLNLKGLPENNFTFGLWLFAGLLPWIAFSNGLIQSANSVIGQPNLVKKVVFPLALLPLVPVLSSFIESSFGLMVLIFFTALTSHTLHSTLALLPLIWITQLMLTAGLGYLTAGLTVFLRDIPQTLNVILNIWLYLTPIVYPASAIPPEWRNWVFWLNPMTAISEVYRDLVLVGEVKHWGEWGVAALICAIVFCCGFWVYKRLRPAFADVL is encoded by the coding sequence ATGCGAGGAGTTGTCCGTAGGGCAGGAAAGCTGCGACGCTGGTTGCCAATCAATGAGGTTTGGTGGGCAAAGTTAGATTTGCTCAGAGCTTTGGTGCGACGCGATCTAGAAGCACGGTATAAAGGTTCTGTTTTGGGCAATTTATGGCCTTTGGTGAATCAGTTATCACTGTTACTAATTTATACTTACGTATTTTCAATTGTTTTAAAAGTCAAGCTGAACCTAAAAGGGCTACCAGAAAATAATTTTACTTTTGGTTTATGGTTATTTGCAGGGTTACTGCCTTGGATTGCCTTTAGTAATGGGTTAATTCAATCTGCAAATTCAGTGATTGGACAGCCGAATTTAGTCAAGAAGGTGGTATTTCCCCTAGCTTTATTGCCGTTGGTGCCAGTTTTATCATCATTCATAGAGAGTTCTTTTGGACTAATGGTGTTGATTTTTTTTACAGCGCTAACTTCTCATACATTGCACTCTACCTTAGCGCTACTGCCTTTGATTTGGATAACGCAGTTAATGCTCACAGCAGGATTAGGTTATCTGACAGCAGGATTGACAGTGTTTTTGCGTGATATCCCGCAAACATTAAATGTTATTTTAAATATTTGGTTGTATTTGACACCTATTGTTTATCCAGCGTCAGCAATTCCCCCAGAATGGCGGAATTGGGTGTTTTGGTTAAATCCGATGACAGCTATTTCTGAAGTTTATCGTGACTTAGTTTTAGTAGGAGAAGTGAAACATTGGGGCGAGTGGGGAGTTGCTGCTTTGATATGTGCGATCGTATTTTGTTGCGGTTTCTGGGTATATAAGCGGTTACGTCCAGCCTTTGCCGATGTGTTGTAA
- a CDS encoding ABC transporter ATP-binding protein encodes MGEEIAISLKNVSKCYKRYEHPVDRLKEILLPGRSHAQEFRALDNINLEIPKGETFGIIGQNGSGKSTLLQIIAGTLTPTTGEVHVNGRISALLELGSGFNPEFTGRQNVFFNGRILGLSQEELESKFDEIAAFADIGDFIEQPVKTYSSGMFVRLAFAVAVSVNPDILIVDEALAVGDIYFQQKCFERIRELRNSGTTLLFVSHDRNAVYKLCNRAVLMESGKIMLDSKPKQVLDLYEAKLLRKRDNQPDSFEIQLLSEESTSMISDNTASEIFNGSIDEVIINSPEVSVNFVKILNEDGRDIKSLISEELLQISVGLLFKESFADPHVGFKIRNRTGEVVFETNTFCMGTTIGSVSSGSFLEVKFNFKVPLYEGEYTISLGVADSAYGDGQFKRTLVYAHNISDLKVFKNKESIHWTGVVNLYPTVSIHRQAYV; translated from the coding sequence ATGGGTGAGGAAATCGCAATTTCGCTTAAAAATGTATCTAAGTGCTACAAGCGCTATGAACATCCGGTAGATAGACTTAAGGAAATTTTATTGCCCGGAAGAAGCCATGCTCAGGAGTTTCGGGCATTAGATAATATCAACCTGGAAATTCCTAAAGGAGAAACTTTTGGGATTATCGGTCAAAATGGCTCTGGTAAAAGTACGCTGCTGCAAATTATTGCCGGAACGCTGACGCCGACAACAGGTGAAGTTCATGTTAATGGCCGGATTTCGGCTTTATTAGAATTGGGTAGCGGTTTTAATCCAGAGTTTACAGGGCGGCAAAATGTCTTTTTTAATGGGCGAATTTTGGGGTTAAGTCAAGAAGAACTAGAATCTAAGTTTGATGAAATAGCCGCTTTTGCTGATATTGGAGATTTTATTGAACAACCAGTTAAAACTTACTCAAGTGGGATGTTTGTTCGATTAGCGTTTGCTGTAGCAGTAAGTGTTAATCCTGACATTTTGATTGTTGATGAAGCTTTAGCTGTTGGGGATATTTATTTTCAACAAAAATGTTTTGAAAGAATTAGAGAACTGAGAAATTCTGGCACTACACTTTTATTTGTTTCTCATGATCGCAATGCAGTTTATAAACTCTGCAATCGCGCTGTGTTAATGGAATCAGGCAAGATAATGCTTGATTCTAAGCCTAAGCAAGTTCTCGATTTATACGAAGCCAAGCTTTTAAGAAAAAGAGACAATCAACCTGATTCATTTGAAATTCAGTTATTGTCTGAAGAATCTACTTCGATGATTTCTGACAATACAGCTTCAGAGATATTTAATGGTAGCATTGATGAAGTTATTATTAATTCTCCAGAAGTTAGTGTCAATTTTGTCAAAATCTTAAATGAAGATGGACGTGATATTAAATCTTTAATCAGCGAGGAATTATTACAAATATCTGTTGGATTGTTATTTAAAGAATCATTCGCTGATCCTCATGTAGGCTTTAAAATCAGAAATAGAACCGGAGAGGTTGTTTTTGAAACTAATACTTTTTGTATGGGAACCACAATCGGTTCTGTCAGTAGTGGTAGTTTCTTAGAAGTCAAGTTTAATTTTAAAGTTCCTTTATATGAAGGTGAATACACTATATCTTTGGGGGTTGCTGATAGCGCATATGGAGATGGGCAGTTTAAACGAACACTAGTTTATGCCCATAATATCAGCGATTTAAAAGTGTTCAAAAATAAAGAATCTATACATTGGACAGGCGTAGTCAATCTTTATCCTACAGTTTCGATTCACCGACAGGCTTATGTTTGA
- a CDS encoding class I SAM-dependent methyltransferase: MFESIIQAAKKTEYDFRLTANLEDPLLHLFNEWVDYYKLKWAIAHVLQPATILEIGVRFGYSAAAFLHGYSAAKYIGIDLDTDSYGGVKGAINWAKKITQPFDAEFIVADTQAMNSFPGDIYDLIHVDGQQDGDGSFHDLEVAIRQGRYVLVDGYLWTRQNFMAVSDFLFRYADLLDWFGVIPGYAGDLLIKVAPEYHRQVFESKYSTVPSSLAIRHTYTTNYYTQDCGGYEAFNRHQGKKLEDVRLQAVATIASLKKSGHVLDLGCGRGELSYYFAHQGFGVTAVDYAQSAIDLAKKCFDGEEQLQAKVEFICDDVCNLKLSGKYDLAVASDLIEHLSSQEVEKLYQNIANSLKTEGLFVVHTFPNLWYYKYDYSRKRKIAASVGAYLSPEPRSRYELLMHINEQSPRVLKRQLSTYFKYVYLWFGDTFNPGGSLVKKYSLREICAAPSLFAIASHQPIAQEQLKNLLQMPPLPPLAHGQIQLSVIDYPKTVEVNSEFTIQLKIENYSEFILHSYGSNPVHISYHWLNAQTHDCVVFEGARTKLFPPLDSCKRTVWNPWATSVVKAIYTARVQSPPQEGEYILRVTMLQEFVRWLDEAPTQLMEDIPIAIVSKP, encoded by the coding sequence ATGTTTGAGTCCATCATTCAAGCAGCAAAAAAAACAGAATATGATTTTAGATTGACTGCTAATCTAGAAGATCCTTTATTACATCTTTTCAATGAGTGGGTTGATTATTACAAGCTCAAGTGGGCGATCGCTCACGTTCTCCAACCAGCTACTATCCTAGAAATAGGAGTACGCTTTGGTTATTCTGCGGCTGCTTTTTTGCATGGCTATTCTGCCGCCAAATATATTGGTATTGATTTGGATACAGATAGCTATGGCGGTGTTAAAGGTGCAATAAATTGGGCAAAAAAAATTACTCAACCATTTGATGCTGAGTTTATTGTTGCTGATACACAAGCAATGAATAGCTTTCCTGGTGATATCTACGATCTAATTCATGTTGATGGGCAACAAGATGGGGATGGTTCTTTTCACGATTTAGAGGTGGCAATTAGGCAAGGGCGCTACGTACTTGTAGATGGATATTTGTGGACAAGACAAAATTTTATGGCAGTGAGCGATTTTTTATTTCGCTACGCTGATTTACTAGATTGGTTCGGAGTGATACCGGGTTATGCCGGAGATTTATTAATCAAAGTTGCTCCTGAATATCACAGACAAGTTTTTGAAAGTAAATACAGCACAGTTCCATCTAGTCTAGCTATTCGTCATACTTATACAACTAACTATTACACGCAAGATTGTGGAGGCTATGAGGCTTTCAACAGACATCAAGGCAAAAAATTAGAAGATGTCAGACTACAAGCAGTCGCTACTATTGCGAGCTTGAAAAAATCAGGACACGTATTAGATCTTGGCTGCGGTAGGGGTGAACTAAGTTATTATTTTGCCCATCAAGGCTTTGGCGTTACAGCTGTTGATTATGCACAAAGTGCGATTGACTTAGCAAAAAAGTGTTTTGATGGAGAAGAACAGCTACAAGCAAAAGTAGAATTTATTTGTGATGATGTTTGCAATTTAAAATTGTCAGGGAAGTATGACCTGGCAGTGGCATCTGATTTGATTGAGCATTTATCTTCACAAGAAGTAGAAAAGCTTTATCAAAATATTGCAAATAGTCTTAAGACAGAAGGATTATTTGTTGTCCACACTTTTCCTAATCTTTGGTATTACAAATACGATTATTCACGCAAAAGAAAAATAGCTGCTTCTGTAGGGGCTTATTTATCTCCAGAACCTCGTTCAAGATATGAACTACTCATGCATATCAATGAACAATCACCAAGAGTTTTAAAAAGACAGTTAAGCACATATTTTAAGTATGTATATTTATGGTTTGGTGATACTTTCAATCCTGGTGGAAGTTTAGTTAAAAAATATTCTTTAAGAGAAATCTGTGCTGCTCCTAGTCTGTTTGCGATCGCATCTCATCAACCGATTGCTCAAGAACAGCTAAAAAATCTTTTACAAATGCCACCCTTGCCTCCTCTGGCTCACGGACAAATTCAATTATCAGTAATAGATTATCCCAAGACAGTAGAAGTTAATAGTGAGTTTACAATTCAATTAAAAATTGAAAATTATAGTGAATTTATTCTGCATAGTTATGGTTCTAATCCAGTTCATATTTCTTATCACTGGTTAAATGCACAAACTCATGACTGTGTAGTTTTTGAAGGAGCGCGAACAAAGCTATTTCCTCCATTAGATAGCTGTAAACGCACAGTCTGGAACCCTTGGGCAACAAGTGTAGTAAAAGCCATTTATACAGCCAGAGTGCAGTCACCACCGCAAGAGGGTGAGTATATCCTGAGAGTAACGATGCTGCAAGAATTTGTGCGTTGGCTTGACGAAGCCCCCACTCAACTGATGGAGGATATTCCGATCGCCATTGTCTCAAAGCCTTAA
- a CDS encoding class I SAM-dependent methyltransferase, with product MEADNPEINVDELMQKIRAEVAKRRSYSPQKRLINKPENSNLLARYNANLELMEGLLKNAEYRSEVRSKWPDNLNKFPFNVSKDIQKVALKILNFLFKDQREVNYNLIRALKESVALNRQLIEQVTALRAQMDHPSAAIETRLSSIDTRLNTTDTRFNSIEKRLSAVDSRIPEIDKHLGAIDEHLIAKNRRLNDMDDRLNTVDTRLQVVGDRLHTTDSHLHQVDSHVQRVDERHFRNDSYLKNDLNQQKRLLSVFLEEARKRLPEPFNQEQLQTFVDEEKHISDAFYTAFEDRFRGSREEIKNRLKTYIPFVEKALASCDYAPTIDIGCGRGEWLELLSECGIKSSGVDINITMVQSCQELNLDVVQTDGLLHLRNIPDNSLAIISAFHVIEHLPLQTLIDLTDEALRVLRPGGIVIFETPNPENLIVGACNFYFDPTHRNPIPPATAQFLLENRGFRQVEIHRLHPMGVDHNLDNQFLKDVLLCSQDYAVIGWKA from the coding sequence ATGGAAGCAGATAATCCAGAGATTAATGTCGATGAATTAATGCAAAAAATTCGTGCAGAAGTAGCTAAACGTCGCAGTTACTCTCCACAAAAACGTTTAATTAATAAACCAGAAAATAGTAACCTATTGGCAAGATATAATGCCAATTTAGAACTGATGGAAGGCTTGCTCAAAAATGCAGAGTATAGATCTGAAGTTCGCAGTAAATGGCCGGATAACTTAAATAAATTTCCTTTTAATGTCAGCAAAGATATACAAAAAGTAGCTCTTAAAATATTGAATTTTCTATTTAAAGACCAGAGGGAAGTTAACTATAATTTAATCCGGGCATTGAAAGAATCGGTAGCGCTGAATCGGCAGCTAATAGAACAAGTAACAGCCTTAAGAGCGCAAATGGATCATCCCTCTGCTGCGATAGAAACTCGTCTGAGCAGCATCGATACGCGCTTAAATACTACGGATACTCGCTTTAACAGTATTGAAAAGCGCTTGAGTGCCGTGGATAGTCGCATCCCAGAAATAGATAAACATCTAGGAGCAATAGATGAGCATTTAATAGCTAAAAATCGTCGCTTGAATGACATGGACGATCGCTTAAATACAGTAGACACTCGTTTGCAAGTTGTAGGCGATCGCTTGCACACAACAGATTCGCATTTACACCAAGTGGATTCTCATGTGCAAAGGGTAGATGAACGTCATTTTAGAAATGATAGTTACCTCAAAAATGATCTCAACCAGCAAAAACGTTTGCTCTCTGTTTTTTTAGAAGAAGCCAGAAAGCGATTGCCAGAACCTTTCAATCAAGAGCAACTCCAAACCTTTGTTGATGAAGAAAAGCATATTTCAGATGCATTTTACACAGCTTTTGAAGACCGTTTTCGCGGTAGCCGTGAAGAAATCAAAAATCGCCTGAAAACTTACATACCCTTTGTAGAAAAGGCTCTTGCGTCTTGTGATTATGCTCCAACTATTGACATTGGTTGTGGGCGTGGAGAGTGGCTTGAGTTGCTATCCGAGTGTGGCATTAAGTCATCCGGCGTGGATATCAATATCACAATGGTGCAGTCTTGTCAAGAACTTAATTTAGATGTTGTCCAAACAGACGGGCTGCTTCATTTACGCAATATTCCAGACAATTCTTTGGCGATCATATCAGCATTTCATGTCATAGAGCATCTGCCATTACAAACGTTAATCGACTTGACTGACGAAGCGCTGCGTGTTCTGCGCCCTGGCGGCATCGTCATCTTTGAAACTCCAAACCCAGAAAACCTGATTGTAGGAGCTTGTAATTTTTATTTCGATCCCACACACCGTAACCCAATCCCGCCAGCAACAGCCCAGTTTCTATTAGAAAATCGGGGATTTCGCCAAGTTGAAATTCATCGCCTGCATCCAATGGGTGTCGATCATAACTTGGACAATCAATTTTTAAAAGATGTCCTGCTTTGTAGCCAGGATTATGCAGTCATCGGATGGAAAGCATAA
- a CDS encoding glycosyltransferase translates to MQSSDGKHKSGDAMRILICNERFLFRFGLDRVLLTIAKGLAEKGHEIYMMGNRCDEDIVRQIAKDFITVPPAPDDYANSNEFTAQWLEQNWYSVFGSTCQPDVILFAGWPFFQAVEFFRKVCKTVIFQDHGAVPIDGFSGHALYIQNKVRQMRRTFLPKTTSIIAVSDFIAHSQSIPDRGQKDGVITILNGANHLELSVWQAQFLTAGNSLQQALFRVENLLQQGQKCILNLGRWEPNCYKNSEACFEIMRRLVQRHPQAVLLILAHPLDIDIPQDLQAHIQPLGFPDDAELQEIMKRVTLGISVSLWEGFNLPLAEMQWLQQPALVFNLGAHPEVVVHPWFLCADAVEMAEKADCVLAGKIPNQVISPDNYKRFQSQFRWESVVQNYCDCLESAVQTTLNRDVNLPLLIIDVTNSCRDPANSGVIRVTRQICRALQKHCAPVFVVWDFTSDRYVLPSQAGYQQLSQFNGPEMPNYAQTVLERFGSIPLDEFLALDSGAQGRAVLFFFAETIIDPRCTKAITYVKQQQWQTAAILYDLIPVMHPEFCSPSINALFPPYLEMLASVDVIIPISEYSAKCVQDYWYLQNLTHGKVSTVLLPGEFGQHPRNMKMPNLKSSSVNMLCVSTLEPRKNHRNLLKACEILAEKYPQLDWHLTLVGNRYDGAPEVYQAVEEASAKEPRIQWLGVVDDATLHRLYEESTFTVYSSLVEGYGMPILESIWHGRVCLCHCQGVMAELAAGGGCVVVDMTNPQALAKAIYNLSGDSDRTLLAELSQAAIDRTLKTWEDYTQEVLTALGLEETYTMVVNATKTQNLDTLRYEDLLYPNCLLQRWQMNDSERVALIGLLAQHQPKCSIEIGTYYGGSLSLIAQYSEMVFSIDIDPEVTSRVPAMENVSFLTGSSTTLLPLLFQALDEADIPIDFVLIDGDHSADGVRRDIEIILKYVPKRPMFVMMHDSFNPECRRGMMSARWQDSPYVVWVDIDFVPGRIIEGDNNKFKGEMWGGLALALISPTPRQGNLAIAASANGFYELALQNSRY, encoded by the coding sequence ATGCAGTCATCGGATGGAAAGCATAAATCGGGTGATGCAATGAGAATATTAATTTGTAACGAAAGATTTTTATTTCGATTCGGACTAGATCGGGTGCTGCTGACGATCGCTAAAGGGTTGGCAGAAAAAGGCCATGAAATTTACATGATGGGCAATCGCTGTGATGAAGACATTGTCAGGCAGATAGCCAAAGACTTTATCACTGTTCCACCAGCCCCCGATGATTATGCCAATTCTAACGAGTTCACTGCTCAGTGGCTAGAGCAAAATTGGTACAGCGTTTTTGGGAGCACTTGCCAACCGGATGTAATTTTGTTTGCCGGATGGCCTTTTTTCCAAGCCGTTGAATTTTTCCGCAAAGTCTGCAAAACAGTGATTTTTCAGGATCACGGGGCAGTACCGATTGATGGTTTTTCTGGACACGCTTTATACATTCAAAACAAGGTGCGGCAAATGCGACGCACTTTTCTGCCCAAAACAACAAGCATAATTGCCGTTAGCGATTTTATTGCTCACTCGCAAAGTATCCCCGATCGCGGGCAAAAAGATGGAGTTATCACTATACTCAATGGAGCCAACCACCTAGAATTATCGGTTTGGCAAGCACAATTTTTAACAGCAGGCAATAGTCTCCAACAAGCTTTATTCCGAGTTGAAAATCTTCTCCAACAAGGGCAAAAGTGCATCCTGAACCTCGGACGTTGGGAGCCGAATTGCTACAAAAATTCGGAAGCTTGCTTCGAGATTATGCGTAGGCTAGTTCAACGACATCCTCAGGCAGTTTTGCTGATTTTAGCTCATCCTTTAGATATCGACATTCCCCAAGACTTACAAGCACATATTCAACCGCTAGGATTCCCAGACGACGCAGAACTACAAGAAATTATGAAACGCGTGACGCTGGGAATTTCTGTATCGCTTTGGGAAGGTTTTAACTTGCCACTAGCCGAGATGCAATGGCTACAGCAGCCAGCCCTTGTATTCAACCTTGGCGCTCATCCGGAAGTCGTTGTACATCCTTGGTTTTTGTGCGCCGATGCAGTAGAGATGGCAGAAAAAGCGGATTGCGTTTTGGCAGGCAAAATTCCCAATCAAGTTATATCGCCTGACAATTACAAGAGGTTCCAATCTCAATTCCGTTGGGAAAGCGTTGTGCAAAACTATTGTGACTGTCTTGAGAGTGCAGTGCAAACCACATTAAACCGTGATGTTAATCTTCCCTTACTAATTATAGATGTCACCAATAGCTGCCGCGATCCTGCTAATTCTGGTGTAATTAGAGTGACACGGCAAATTTGCCGCGCCCTGCAAAAACATTGCGCACCTGTCTTTGTAGTTTGGGATTTTACAAGCGATCGCTACGTGCTTCCTTCCCAAGCAGGTTATCAGCAATTAAGCCAGTTTAACGGCCCAGAAATGCCCAACTACGCCCAGACAGTTCTGGAACGTTTTGGCAGCATCCCCCTCGACGAATTTCTGGCACTCGATTCGGGAGCGCAAGGGCGGGCAGTTTTGTTTTTCTTTGCCGAAACTATCATCGATCCACGCTGTACAAAGGCTATTACTTACGTCAAGCAGCAGCAGTGGCAAACAGCTGCCATCCTCTACGATCTAATTCCGGTAATGCATCCGGAGTTTTGCAGCCCATCTATAAACGCACTGTTTCCTCCATATTTGGAGATGTTGGCGAGTGTCGATGTCATTATCCCAATTTCTGAATATTCTGCCAAGTGCGTTCAAGATTATTGGTATCTCCAGAACTTGACACATGGCAAGGTGAGCACTGTCTTACTACCTGGAGAATTTGGTCAGCATCCTCGTAATATGAAGATGCCTAACCTTAAATCCAGTTCTGTAAATATGCTGTGCGTTTCTACCCTAGAACCGCGCAAAAACCACCGCAACCTGCTCAAAGCCTGTGAAATATTAGCCGAGAAATATCCCCAACTGGATTGGCATCTGACACTCGTTGGCAACCGCTATGATGGTGCGCCAGAAGTCTATCAAGCTGTCGAAGAGGCATCAGCAAAAGAACCCCGCATTCAGTGGTTGGGAGTAGTAGATGATGCGACATTGCATCGACTATACGAGGAATCCACCTTCACCGTTTATAGTTCCTTGGTGGAAGGATACGGTATGCCGATTTTGGAAAGCATTTGGCATGGAAGAGTTTGTCTGTGTCATTGCCAAGGTGTGATGGCTGAGTTAGCAGCAGGAGGTGGTTGTGTTGTAGTAGATATGACTAATCCTCAAGCATTAGCTAAAGCAATTTATAACTTGTCAGGCGATAGCGATCGCACCTTACTTGCTGAATTATCTCAAGCAGCAATTGACCGCACGCTCAAAACTTGGGAAGATTACACCCAGGAAGTACTGACTGCCTTAGGTCTGGAGGAAACATACACTATGGTTGTGAATGCTACAAAGACCCAGAACCTAGATACCCTCCGTTACGAGGATCTACTTTACCCAAACTGTCTGCTTCAGCGTTGGCAGATGAATGATTCGGAGCGTGTAGCCTTGATTGGCTTGCTAGCACAACACCAGCCGAAATGTAGTATTGAGATTGGTACTTATTACGGAGGTAGTCTGTCACTAATCGCACAATACTCGGAAATGGTGTTTTCGATTGATATCGATCCAGAAGTAACTTCACGGGTTCCAGCAATGGAAAACGTTAGCTTTTTGACCGGATCATCAACGACTCTGCTACCGTTGCTATTTCAAGCCCTCGATGAAGCTGATATCCCCATAGACTTTGTACTAATTGATGGCGATCATTCTGCTGATGGTGTTCGCAGAGATATAGAAATTATTTTGAAGTATGTGCCAAAGCGACCGATGTTCGTAATGATGCATGACTCTTTCAACCCAGAGTGTCGGCGCGGCATGATGAGTGCAAGATGGCAAGATTCACCCTATGTGGTTTGGGTGGATATAGATTTTGTGCCAGGACGCATCATTGAGGGCGACAATAACAAGTTTAAAGGCGAAATGTGGGGAGGTCTAGCACTAGCTTTAATTTCTCCCACACCCCGTCAAGGCAACCTAGCCATTGCTGCTTCAGCAAATGGTTTCTATGAATTAGCCCTTCAAAATTCACGCTACTGA
- a CDS encoding glycosyltransferase family 4 protein yields the protein MLKRILICSNFYPPFFVGGAEIIAHEQACYLKKNGYEVFVFCGKHDDSCHRYSITQDTYDGLKIFRVILHAQDYHIGENFYNHAVDDLFEAVVEEVRPDVIHFHNIVSLSLGIVARARKRGIKTVLTLHDHWGFCYKNTLLKEPEKVCHDFSKCAECLPELTDSRGRRLHIRIRQDYIALQLAKVDRFVSPSAYLASAYAKAGIPTDKISVISYGVNVERFSRVVKTATNGPMRFTFIGHLGLHKGVHVLLSAIELLQKQGYLGSLCMLNIVGVGAMADDVAKFVKEMRLDDVVKLWGKVNHTQIEKVYQSTDVLITPSIWPENEPVTILEAMAAGIPVLASALGGNLELVVKGVTGCLFESGNAQMLAEKMVEMAQNRKHVEMMGRNAHKQVVQDTLNNYVRQITKVYQKQETMTLAGDRIILCSGDRLSMECAFAIEQFRQQDNGKHFRFIMSDWIEPEDWEIVDLVWVVDENGKQRDLLESMKRGLPLLVPEQNYKLVEMCRNGQCGLFYADEIEAEVCLQYLIDRPSILAALGRNAKSTSQKSTTNLSITLGGLGR from the coding sequence ATGCTGAAAAGAATACTAATTTGCAGCAATTTCTACCCTCCTTTCTTCGTTGGCGGTGCAGAAATCATTGCCCACGAGCAAGCGTGTTACTTGAAAAAGAATGGATATGAGGTATTTGTATTCTGTGGAAAGCATGATGATAGCTGTCATCGTTATTCAATTACACAGGATACTTATGATGGGCTAAAGATTTTTCGTGTGATCTTGCACGCGCAAGACTATCATATCGGTGAAAATTTTTACAATCATGCGGTTGATGATCTGTTCGAGGCGGTAGTTGAAGAAGTTCGCCCAGATGTCATCCACTTTCACAATATTGTCAGTTTATCTTTAGGTATTGTAGCTCGCGCCCGTAAGCGTGGCATTAAAACTGTACTGACTCTGCACGATCATTGGGGATTTTGTTATAAAAACACTCTGCTTAAGGAACCAGAAAAAGTTTGTCATGACTTCTCAAAATGCGCAGAATGTCTGCCAGAGTTGACGGACAGTCGAGGGCGGCGATTACACATCCGGATCCGACAAGATTACATTGCCCTGCAACTTGCCAAAGTTGATCGCTTTGTCTCACCGAGTGCTTATTTAGCATCTGCCTATGCCAAAGCAGGTATACCTACTGATAAAATTAGTGTTATTTCCTACGGTGTAAATGTCGAACGTTTTTCACGAGTGGTAAAAACTGCGACAAACGGCCCTATGCGCTTCACCTTTATTGGGCATCTCGGTTTACATAAAGGCGTTCATGTTTTGCTCAGTGCTATAGAGCTACTGCAAAAACAAGGTTACCTGGGCAGTTTGTGTATGCTTAACATCGTCGGTGTCGGTGCCATGGCAGACGATGTAGCAAAGTTCGTCAAAGAAATGCGCCTTGATGATGTCGTCAAGCTATGGGGTAAAGTTAATCACACTCAAATCGAGAAAGTTTACCAATCTACAGATGTTTTAATTACACCATCAATTTGGCCGGAAAATGAGCCAGTAACTATTCTAGAAGCAATGGCTGCGGGTATCCCAGTTTTGGCTTCTGCCCTTGGTGGCAATCTGGAACTAGTGGTAAAAGGTGTTACAGGCTGTTTGTTTGAGTCTGGTAACGCCCAAATGCTGGCTGAAAAAATGGTGGAGATGGCTCAGAACCGCAAACACGTAGAAATGATGGGTCGTAACGCCCATAAGCAGGTAGTACAAGATACGCTAAATAACTACGTGCGGCAGATTACGAAGGTTTATCAGAAGCAAGAGACGATGACATTAGCAGGCGATCGCATTATCTTGTGCAGTGGCGATCGCCTTTCTATGGAGTGTGCATTTGCGATCGAGCAATTTCGTCAACAAGACAATGGCAAACACTTTCGGTTTATCATGAGCGACTGGATCGAACCTGAAGATTGGGAAATTGTAGATCTGGTTTGGGTTGTTGATGAAAATGGCAAACAGCGAGATTTGCTGGAGAGTATGAAGCGCGGGCTACCGTTATTGGTTCCTGAACAAAATTACAAACTTGTCGAAATGTGTCGCAATGGGCAATGTGGCTTATTTTATGCTGATGAGATTGAAGCAGAGGTTTGCCTCCAGTATCTCATTGATAGACCGTCAATTTTAGCTGCTCTTGGTCGCAATGCTAAAAGTACTTCCCAAAAAAGTACGACTAATTTATCAATTACTTTAGGAGGATTGGGCAGGTAA